The sequence GAAAGACGTACAAACCCGCATGGTCGAAGCAGAATCGATTGCGGAATTGGTAGAAGAACTCCGTCAGATCAATGTAACCTTCTCGACTCAAGCCAACGAATTACAAAAGAGCGTTATTTCCCTCCGCAAGGTTCCCATTGGCTCTTTGCTTTCAAAGTTCCCTCCGATGGCCCGCAAGTTGGCCACCGATCTGAAAAAGAAGATCGACGTGCATATCGAAGGGGATGAGGTGGAAGTCGACAAGTCTCTGATCGAAGACCTCGATTCGCCACTAACGCACATGATTCGAAACGTAGCCGACCATGCGATCGAGAAGCCAGAAGACCGTCTTGCTCGTGGTGTCAACGAGTCTGGCAACCTATGGATCAAAGCCGAAACAACACGCACTCACGTCGTGATTACCATTCGAGATGACGGACGAGGCATCGACGCGGCTCGTATTCGCCAAAAGGCCCTCGAAAAACAAATCATGCCCGTCGAGCAGATCCAGGCCATGTCCGACGCGGAAGTCATCGACCTGATCTTCCACCCAGGTTTCTCCACTGCGGAACAAATTACGGATGTCTCGGGTCGTGGTGTCGGCATGGATGTCGTGCGGACGACGATTCGGGATCATGACGGAGACGTACAAGTTACTTCCGTCGTCAACCAAGGCACGACTTTCACCATCGAAATCCCGATTCGCCAAGCAGTTCTCGTGATCGACGGCCTACTGGTTGGGGCCAAGCACGAACAATTTGTGCTCCCGTTCGAGAACATTCGCGAAGTGCTGGAAGTCGATATCAACGAAATCAAGACTTGCCATGGCTTGCCCATGACCGTTATTCGTGGCCAAACGGTCTCGGTGCTCTCGTTGGCAGAACAGATGGAACTATCCCGGGAAAACAACTTCGAGTCCAAAAATCGCCATCCAGCCGTGTTGGTTGCCAGCAAAAAAGGATTGGCTTGCTTGCTCGTCGACAAAGTGATCGGCAAACGCAAAGTCGTCGTCAACGACATGCAAAACGTGCTCGAGAATTGTCGCCGGATCGGTGGTGTGGCCCAAATGGGCGGCGGTCGTTTGGCATTGGTCGTTAGTGTGCCAGAAATCGTTAAGACCATGTGCGAGGTCTAGCAGTCTGTTGATTTTCTGCTTTGTGAGCAAGTTATTGAGTTTAGAGCGAGTGCAAGGCATGAAGCCGCAGGCATATCCACTCGATATGTCGAGGAATTCACAACGCCGCAATCGATCCAATCTCAATAACGTAGCCGATCTGAGAAATCCAACAGGCTACTAGCGCCCAGCTTCGTCGCTGTCGAGATAGTCTCCTAGCGGCAAGATCACCTTTACCAACGTGCCATGCCCAGGAGAACTCAAGATCCGGGCTTCGCCGCCGAGCAAATTTGCCCGTTCATAAATTCCAGAAAGACCACAGCGTCGGGGATCGACCTGGCTGGGATCAAAACCGCACCCTTCGTCACGTACCGAGATTTTAATCTCCTTGTCTATCTGCAAGATTGTAATACTCGCAGTATTGGCCTGACTATGTCTCCGCGCATTGTTTACCGCTTCCTGAACGGTTCGGTAAATGGCCATCTCCAAAGAAGGAGCCAAGCGGGAAAATTCCAAGTCGTGATGGAAGTCGATGGCAAAGTTATCTTCCATCATGCGGGTGACTAAATCGTCGATCGCCGCGACGACACCTCCTTCTTCCAGGCTTAAAGGACGCAAGCCGTTGAGCAGTCGTCGAATCTCGCCAATCGCATTGGCCAAAAGCTGCGTCCCTCGTTTAACCTCTACTTGGCCGTCCGTATCGGTTGGGATCAAGCTGACCCCCGTTTGTAGAAACATGAGCGAGCCAGTCATATCTTGGACGACACCATCGTGGATTTCGTAAGCGATCAAACGACGATCTCGTTCGTTGGTATCCAGCAAGCGGCGAAGGGCCATGCGATCTCTTAGAATTCCTTCTTCCCGCTGTTTATGAGCGCTGATATCCAAAAAGCAAGTTAGCATCGCCGATCGCTGAGCATATTTAATCTTGTCGATGTAAAGCGCTAAATGAAGAATGTCTCCATTGTGCGTCTTCATTCTGAGGGTGTTTCCCCGTATAGGCTCGCCACGGGAAATTCGACCTAGTAAAGATTGTCGCTGCGCTGGATCCGCATAGTAGTTACTGGCGACCTGATCTTGGATCTTGTCATAAGGGATCGCGAAGGTTTCCGCCAAGGCCTTGTTCCCGTAGAGAATTTGTCCTGTCTCCAGATCGGAGATTGAAACTGGCACGGGCGTATTATCCACCATGATCTCAAGTCGGCGGTCACTCTCGGCTAGTTCCTCAGCAATCTTGTCTTTGCTCTGAATGATCGCATCGAGCTTTTCATGCTCTTCGGTCACGTCCAGCGAAACACCAACGACCAACGGCTCTCCTTCGCAAGCCTTCATCGGCGCATACAAAGTCTGCAGCATCCGTCCGGTCGTCTCGCTGCGAATGCGCACCATCTGCTCGCGTTGCTCTTCAAAGGTTCGCGTAATCGCCGCTTCGAGCACCTTGGCGTCTTCCAGAGTGACGAAGTCCCGTATATACATTCCGGTCGGCTGTTCATGGCAGTCCGCACGGGAATGATTGAGATAGATGATTTGGTATTCGCGCGTGATGACAAAGACGAACACTGGCGTCGACTTAAGAATCCGATTGAATCGATCGTTCTCTTGCTTCAGTCGGGCGTTTTCCTGCTCAAGTTCCGCAACGCGCCAGGCCAGCGTCTCTGCCGTATCGCCACGATAGCAAGTGTCTTTTTGGTCAGGATTCAAGATACGCCGCCTTCCACGAAAAGAAGATGAGCCCAAAAAAAAGGATTGCTGGAAGTCGACCCTCCAGCAATCCATTCTAGCTATTGTTTCCCATCAAACGAGGGGAAAAATCGGCCTAAGCCCTATAGGTACATATTGAAAATGTGTTCCAACAGTTCCTGGCGGCCACTTTCGTTCGGGCTGGCTTCCCCTTTGGCGAGCATGTAGGCTTCGAGCGTTTTGAAATCGTGCTTGCCAGCTTCAATTTCAGATCCAACCCCTTCGTCCCAGCTCTTATAACGCTGCTTGACAAACTCGTCCAACTTGCCGTCCGCACGAATAGCAGCAGCAATTCGTAGCCCCTTGGCGAAAGCGTCCATGCCGCCGATGTGAGCATAGAACAAGTCGAGCGGCTCGAAGCTCTCGCGTCGGACCTTGGCATCGAAGTTCACGCCACCAGTTCCCAGACCGCCATACTTCAAAATCGAAAGCATGCACTCGGTGGTCAGGTAGTAGTTAGTCGGGAATTGATCGGTGTCCCAACCCAACAGCAGGTCGCCGGTATTGGCATCGATCGAACCCAGCATTCCGCTTTGCCCGGCGTACTCCAGCTCGTGCTGCATGGTATGTCCGGCCAGGGTGGCATGGTTCGTTTCTAGGTTCATCTTGAAGTACTTGTCCAAGTCGTACGACTTGAGGAACGCCAGACAGTTGGCGGTGTCGAAATCGTACTGATGCTTGGTCGGCTCTTTCGGCTTCGGTTCGATGAGGAACTGGCCATCGAAACCGATCTCCTTGGCATAGTCGACTGCCATGTGAAAGAACTTAGCCAAGTGATCTAGTTCACGCTTCATGTCGGTGTTGAGCAGGTTCTGGTAACCTTCACGGCCTCCCCAGAACACATAGTTCTCGCCACCCAACTGCTTGGTGATTTCCAACGCTTTCTTGACACTGCAGGCGGCATAAGCAAAAGCATCTGCGTTGCAGCTTGTAGCGGCACCATGCATAAAGCGTGGGTGGCTGAACATATTGGCCGTTCCCCACAACAGCTTGATGCCGGTCCGTTCCTGCTCTTCCTGCAGGGCAGCCGCAACGGCGTCGAAGTTCTTGTAGGTTTCCGCCAGGTTCGCGCCCTCCGGGGCAACGTCCCGATCGTGGAACGCATAGAACGGAGCGTCCAACTTTTCGATGAACTCGAAAGCGACCTTTACCCGCTTGATCGCGTTATCGAGAGAATCGGTTCCGTCATCCCAAGGACGAACGGCAGTGCCAGGACCAAACGGATCGGCACCGGTTCCACGGAACGTGTGCCAATAGACCACGCTGAAGCGGAAATGCTCCTTCATGGTCTTTCCCTCGATCACTTCGTCTGGGTTGTACCAGCGAAACGCCAGAGGGTTACGTGAATCGGGGCCTTCGTATTCAATTTTGCCAACATTGGGGAACGCGGTCATGGCTCTTTCCAAAAGGGGTGTTGAGAGTTTGCGTTAGGAGGAGATGAGACCTAGACGGCATCTAGAGCTCTAACTGAGACTCGGCGAACACCATTTCACTTTGGTGACGCTTTACTTCGGCCAGGATGGTTTCGATAACCTCGGGGTTTTCCTTGGCCACGTTACGAGATTCGCCCGGGTCATGTTCAATGTTAAATAGAACCGGCGGATCATGAATTTCAGGCTTTGGCTGGCCGTAACCAGCTTGGGTTTTAAAGTGCAGTTTCCACGGACCGTAACGGACTGCCGTCAGATCGTAGCCGCGATAGTAAAAGAACGCTTCCCGAGTACTCTTACCCGTTTGCTTCAGCACCGGTGTTAAATCATGGCTGTCGAAAGTTCGATCGTTCGGCATCTCTAAGTCGGCAAGCGAGTGAAAAGTCGCCATCAGATCCATTGTGCTGCCGATATCCGCCGCGACCGAAGCCGCCGGAATGGTCTTCGGCCACCAGAAGATCGTGGGCTCTCGCATGCCACCATCCCAAGTACTTCCCTTACCGCCACGCAACGGTCCCGCCGATCCGCCATGGTCGCCATAAGGCAGCCAGGGGCCGTTATCACTGCAGAACACAACGAGCGTGTTATCATCCAGCCCGGTATCGCGTAACTTTTGCAGCACCTGACCCACACTCCAATCGATCTCTTCAATCACGTCGCCAAAGTAACCACGACGGCTGACACCTTCAAATTCAGGAGAACGAAACAGGGGCACATGCGGCATCGAATGGGCCAGGTAAATGAAGAATGGCTCTTCTTGATGTTCGTCGATGAACTTAACCGCTTCTTCCGTATAGCGACGCGTAATGGTGGTTTGCTCGGCGGGTCGTTCGACAATTTCTTCATTCCGCATCAAAGGAACGTTGAAGTACTCGCTCTTAGGATTCCACATCGAAGCGCGTCCCTTAGGCGCCTCCGGCACGCGATCCATGTCGTTGGAATAAGGGATTCCGAAGTAGTAATCGAAACCGTTGTTGGTTGGCAAAAACTGCTTGTGATGCCCCAAGTGCCACTTGCCAATACAAGCGGTGGCATAGCCACCTTCTTGCAACGCTTCAGCCAAGGTGATTTCTTCCGCAGGCAGCCCCCCCTTCGAATCAGGGAAAAGCACACGGCGTTTGTTACCGCACATTCCACTTCGGCAAGGAAGCCGGCCCGTCATCAAGGCCGCACGACTAGGCGTACAGACAGAAGCACCCACATAAAACTGGGTGAGCTTCATTCCTTCAGCGGCCATCCGATCGAGCTGCTTGGTGCGAATTGTCGGGTTACCGAAGCAGCCCAGATCGCCGTACCCCAGATCATCGCAGAAAATAACCACGAAGTTAGGAGGACGCTTC comes from Bremerella cremea and encodes:
- a CDS encoding chemotaxis protein CheA; translation: MNTIDHTDELLLAFIDESIHSIHGLADQITAFLQEPSNADSINGVFRTVHSIKGNAGFFGLSVIKQFAHAVENTLDDIRNQKLVLTEELNRVLIEAFDKLNTLLEQVERGSQQNELSADEIKLLERISELAAQANNGLSDEHALLQDLRELAEEMNAAGFPESLRWSEKLAALVCSSSEEPQEGSSGAEIVPSPNDVLAKEFMIDGEDVSKFIHEVATAFLWPSNGKWEDSHSSTVMDRMSDLSMICRIKSSDEDHRKVEAAIKDFKTLYESPIGVDQGLISVIWDQLAIIIARFHPEITPPVAEPLASAVKTAPVPEATPAETSHPNPKRSRSIRVNENHLDRFLDDVSGLFITCERLKDVQTRMVEAESIAELVEELRQINVTFSTQANELQKSVISLRKVPIGSLLSKFPPMARKLATDLKKKIDVHIEGDEVEVDKSLIEDLDSPLTHMIRNVADHAIEKPEDRLARGVNESGNLWIKAETTRTHVVITIRDDGRGIDAARIRQKALEKQIMPVEQIQAMSDAEVIDLIFHPGFSTAEQITDVSGRGVGMDVVRTTIRDHDGDVQVTSVVNQGTTFTIEIPIRQAVLVIDGLLVGAKHEQFVLPFENIREVLEVDINEIKTCHGLPMTVIRGQTVSVLSLAEQMELSRENNFESKNRHPAVLVASKKGLACLLVDKVIGKRKVVVNDMQNVLENCRRIGGVAQMGGGRLALVVSVPEIVKTMCEV
- a CDS encoding PAS domain-containing sensor histidine kinase, which codes for MNPDQKDTCYRGDTAETLAWRVAELEQENARLKQENDRFNRILKSTPVFVFVITREYQIIYLNHSRADCHEQPTGMYIRDFVTLEDAKVLEAAITRTFEEQREQMVRIRSETTGRMLQTLYAPMKACEGEPLVVGVSLDVTEEHEKLDAIIQSKDKIAEELAESDRRLEIMVDNTPVPVSISDLETGQILYGNKALAETFAIPYDKIQDQVASNYYADPAQRQSLLGRISRGEPIRGNTLRMKTHNGDILHLALYIDKIKYAQRSAMLTCFLDISAHKQREEGILRDRMALRRLLDTNERDRRLIAYEIHDGVVQDMTGSLMFLQTGVSLIPTDTDGQVEVKRGTQLLANAIGEIRRLLNGLRPLSLEEGGVVAAIDDLVTRMMEDNFAIDFHHDLEFSRLAPSLEMAIYRTVQEAVNNARRHSQANTASITILQIDKEIKISVRDEGCGFDPSQVDPRRCGLSGIYERANLLGGEARILSSPGHGTLVKVILPLGDYLDSDEAGR
- the xylA gene encoding xylose isomerase — encoded protein: MTAFPNVGKIEYEGPDSRNPLAFRWYNPDEVIEGKTMKEHFRFSVVYWHTFRGTGADPFGPGTAVRPWDDGTDSLDNAIKRVKVAFEFIEKLDAPFYAFHDRDVAPEGANLAETYKNFDAVAAALQEEQERTGIKLLWGTANMFSHPRFMHGAATSCNADAFAYAACSVKKALEITKQLGGENYVFWGGREGYQNLLNTDMKRELDHLAKFFHMAVDYAKEIGFDGQFLIEPKPKEPTKHQYDFDTANCLAFLKSYDLDKYFKMNLETNHATLAGHTMQHELEYAGQSGMLGSIDANTGDLLLGWDTDQFPTNYYLTTECMLSILKYGGLGTGGVNFDAKVRRESFEPLDLFYAHIGGMDAFAKGLRIAAAIRADGKLDEFVKQRYKSWDEGVGSEIEAGKHDFKTLEAYMLAKGEASPNESGRQELLEHIFNMYL
- a CDS encoding sulfatase family protein codes for the protein MANTQVNAQKRPPNFVVIFCDDLGYGDLGCFGNPTIRTKQLDRMAAEGMKLTQFYVGASVCTPSRAALMTGRLPCRSGMCGNKRRVLFPDSKGGLPAEEITLAEALQEGGYATACIGKWHLGHHKQFLPTNNGFDYYFGIPYSNDMDRVPEAPKGRASMWNPKSEYFNVPLMRNEEIVERPAEQTTITRRYTEEAVKFIDEHQEEPFFIYLAHSMPHVPLFRSPEFEGVSRRGYFGDVIEEIDWSVGQVLQKLRDTGLDDNTLVVFCSDNGPWLPYGDHGGSAGPLRGGKGSTWDGGMREPTIFWWPKTIPAASVAADIGSTMDLMATFHSLADLEMPNDRTFDSHDLTPVLKQTGKSTREAFFYYRGYDLTAVRYGPWKLHFKTQAGYGQPKPEIHDPPVLFNIEHDPGESRNVAKENPEVIETILAEVKRHQSEMVFAESQLEL